In Mytilus edulis chromosome 7, xbMytEdul2.2, whole genome shotgun sequence, a single genomic region encodes these proteins:
- the LOC139482298 gene encoding putative leucine-rich repeat-containing protein DDB_G0290503 codes for MEFESISCKEIYKFFFLMAWIIFVNGAPQLETNVQESCVLSLTIPKDSIKSSCNMNEQVVRKMHSMESQFNHFRTKLGALEIRLPEIVLNSNRYGDKVEQLELVIAKESTYYKHMDERIKALEEAVAKDREGSSEKHISEPDTLLDPIRPLIMAELQQMKEDLRRDLTEEIRKEKEKEEKISKETLISSIKPMLLAEMQYVKEEILKSMKNMMSIKILDQTEEIGSSDEVGNHIVEDVVQPENHLNMVADQSVTKDDESLLKGMARTLHSLDEGNVTILSNKKDIQQLENLTKEIEFVEKTNDNFSEKSEILVENLQKTIEILQNVAKNNLAKDLDEKIDKLSIEMEIKLKSITNKCNEIYLTKEVKSSELEDRIDEISQNFTLQNEKVEEYVKKLNLSDDLRKINTSLSNAKIEMQSMDRRIDSYTNDVYLDTKIQTKVENIKSGLQLSLMGIQSNLASYENKLSHLERQNNLSSTLLNHFKKTLMHNHNQTDVNFENVKSEITEIENRLKEEMTQKMNTKSLESRLEGLETEFMFFRGRVSTLQKNSTIGDNKLDIKLAELNSKTQSIDWQLTSLHDHAQRILEIERNQTLMKNNYDLMREVMKLIHLEQKLRHNRWIEFNFTHHSLKNSCHKQQYVKRNPISKNGLGAYVGVQLCTSTRYKILLGNSLDEEFLDIGDQYGHGQDHCQFIGGESENGVTVDTEFPSAMGMKAFMRRQWDEKPHLGFLSFMTPTPSWYECGLSLP; via the exons ATGGAATTTGAAAGTATTTCTTGCaaagaaatttataaatttttcttcCTGATGGCATGGATTATTTTTGTGAATGGAGCCCCTCAATTAGAGACAAATGTCCAGGAGTCGTGTGTTTTAAGTTTAACGATTCCTAAAGACAGCATAAAAAGTAGTTGTAATATGAATGAACAAGTTGTACGAAAAATGCATTCCATGGAATCTCAATTCAATCATTTTCGGACTAAACTTGGTGCATTAGAGATTCGACTACCGGAAATTGTGTTAAATTCTAATCGTTATGGAGACAAAGTTGAACAGCTGGAGTTAGTTATTGCTAAAGAGTCAACTTATTACAAACATATGGATGAGAGAATAAAAGCTTTAGAGGAAGCAGTGGCCAAGGACAGAGAAGGAAGTTCTGAAAAACACATTAGTGAACCAGACACCCTACTTGACCCAATACGACCTTTAATTATGGCTGAACTGCAACAAATGAAGGAAGATTTAAGGAGAGATCTAACTGAggaaataagaaaagaaaaagaaaaagaagaaaaaatttcCAAAGAAACACTTATTTCGTCTATCAAACCTATGCTTTTGGCTGAGATGCAGTATGTAAAGGAGGAAATActtaaaagtatgaaaaacatGATGTCAATTAAAATTCTAGATCAAACCGAGGAAATTGGTTCCTCTGACGAAGTTGGTAATCACATTGTTGAAGATGTAGTTCAACCTGAAAATCACCTTAATATGGTGGCCGACCAAAGTGTTACTAAAGATGATGAGTCTTTACTTAAAGGTATGGCTCGAACTCTGCACAGTCTTGATGAGGGCAATGTTACCATTTTATCTAATAAGAAAGATATCCAACAGTTGGAAAATCTAACTAAAGAAATTGAATTTGTTGAAAAAACCAATGACAACTTTTCTGAGAAATCAGAAATTCTTgtagaaaatttacagaaaactatagaaattttacaaaatgttgcAAAAAATAATTTGGCAAAAGACCTCGATgagaaaattgacaaattgaGTATTGAAATGGAAATCAAACTGAAATCAATTACCAATAAATGCAATGAAATATATTTGACCAAAGAAGTCAAGTCGAGTGAGTTGGAGGACAGAATTGATgaaatttcacaaaattttacTTTACAAAATGAGAAGGTTGAAGAATATGTCAAAAAGTTGAACTTATCTGATGACCTACGAAAGATAAACACGTCCCTATCCAATGCAAAGATTGAAATGCAATCAATGGACAGAAGAATAGACAGTTACACAAATGATGTATACCTGGATACTAAAATTCAAACCAAAGTGGAAAACATCAAATCTGGCTTACAGTTATCTCTCATGGGTATTCAGTCAAACCTTGCTTCATATGAAAACAAACTGTCACATCTTGAAAGACAGAATAACTTATCTTCAACATTACTTAATCACTTCAAGAAAACACTTATGCATAATCATAATCAAACCGATGTCAACTTTGAAAACGTCAAATCTGAAATTACCGAAATAGAGAATCGTCTGAAAGAAGAAATGACGCAGAAAATGAACACGAAAAGTTTGGAGTCGAGACTAGAAGGACTTGAGACTGAATTTATGTTCTTTAGAGGCAGAGTGTCCACTTTGCAGAAAAATTCTACGATTGGTGACAATAAACTAGATATAAAACTTGCTGAACTGAACTCCAAAACACAGAGCATTGATTGGCAGCTTACTTCACTACATGATCATGCACAGAGAATTCTGGAAATTGAACGGAATCAAACTTTGATGAAAAATAACTATGACCTAATGCGAGAGGTGATGAAACTCATTCACTTGGAGCAAAAACTCAGACACAATCGTTGGATTGAGTTTAATTTCACTCACCATTCGTTGAAAAATTCTTGTCACAAACAACAATATGTGAAACGAAATCCGATATCTAAGAATGGACTTGGAGCTTACGTTGGAGTCCAACTGTGCACATCCACAAGATACAAAATATTATTGGGAAATTCCCTGGACGAAGAATTTCTGGACATTGGTGACCAGTACGGCCATGGACAGGATCATTGCCAATTCATTGGAGGAGAATCTGAGAATGGTGTGACAGTGGATACAGAATTCCCATCGGCTATGGGAATGAAAG CGTTCATGAGAAGACAGTGGGATGAGAAGCCACATTTAGGATTCCTGTCCTTCATGACACCGACACCGAGCTGGTATGAATGTGGTTTGTCCTTACCATAG